In Zingiber officinale cultivar Zhangliang chromosome 1A, Zo_v1.1, whole genome shotgun sequence, a genomic segment contains:
- the LOC122038192 gene encoding glutamine synthetase leaf isozyme, chloroplastic-like, which yields MAKMMVSPMQCKMDFPGKSFQAGSMLTSKMWNSSMLNAQRPKTRRCISAFKVLAVKSENGVVPRLEYLLNLDTKPYTDKIIAEYIWIGGTGIDLRSKSRTISSPVEHPSELPKWNYDGSSTGQAPGEDSEVILYPQAIFKDPFRGGNNILVICDSYTPSGEPIPTNKRHRAAQIFSDQKVIDEVPWYGIEQEYTLLQTNVKWPLGWPVGGYPGPQGPYYCAVGADKTFGRDISDAHYKACLYAGINISGTNGEVMPGQWEYQVGPSVGIEAGDHIWASRYILERITEQAGVVLTLDPKPIEGDWNGAGCHTNYSTKSMREEGGFEVIKKAILNLSLRHKEHISAYGEGNERRLTGKHETASINTFSWGVANRGCSIRVGRETEKQGKGYLEDRRPASNMDPYVVISLLAETTILWQPTLEAEARAAKELQLQV from the exons ATGGCTAAAATGATGGTGTCTCCCATGCAATGCAAAATGGATTTTCCAGGCAAATCATTTCAGGCAGGGTCCATGCTAACATCAAAGATGTGGAATTCTTCAATGTTAAATGCTCAAAGACCTAAAACTAGAAGATGCATTTCTGCATTCAAAGTGCTCGCTGTAAAGTCTGAAAATGGTGTTGTGCCTAGGTTGGAGTACTTACTTAATCTGGACACAAAACCTTACACTGATAAAATCATCGCTGAATACATCTG GATCGGAGGAACTGGTATTGACCTCCGAAGCAAATCAAGG ACTATATCAAGTCCTGTGGAACACCCATCTGAGTTGCCAAAATGGAACTATGATGGATCAAGCACTGGTCAAGCTCCCGGAGAAGATAGTGAAGTTATTCTATA TCCTCAAGCTATTTTTAAGGATCCATTTCGAGGAGGAAACAATATATTG GTAATTTGTGATTCATATACTCCAAGTGGAGAGCCTATCCCTACCAACAAGAGACACAGAGCTGCGCAGATATTCagtgaccaaaaggtcattgaCGAAGTTCCTTG GTATGGTATCGAGCAAGAGTACACCTTACTTCAAACTAACGTGAAGTGGCCTCTTGGCTGGCCTGTGGGAGGCTATCCTGGCCCTCAG GGGCCTTACTACTGTGCGGTAGGTGCTGATAAGACGTTTGGTCGTGATATCTCAGATGCTCATTACAAGGCATGTCTGTATGCTGGAATCAACATAAGTGGAACTAATGGGGAGGTTATGCCTGGCCAG TGGGAGTACCAAGTTGGACCCAGCGTCGGAATTGAAGCAGGGGATCACATATGGGCTTCAAGATACATTCTTGAG AGAATTACTGAGCAAGCAGGAGTTGTTCTTACTCTTGATCCAAAACCAATTGAG GGTGACTGGAATGGTGCCGGATGCCACACGAATTACAG CACCAAGAGCAtgagagaagaaggtggctttgaAGTAATAAAGAAGGCAATCCTCAACCTGTCGCTCAGGCACAAGGAGCACATCAGTGCATATGGAGAAGGTAATGAAAGGAGGTTGACCGGGAAACATGAGACAGCGAGCATAAACACCTTTTCCTGG GGAGTCGCGAATCGTGGTTGCTCCATTCGCGTGGGACGTGAAACTGAAAAGCAAGGCAAAG GATACTTGGAGGATCGTCGGCCAGCTTCAAACATGGACCCCTATGTGGTGATCTCACTTTTGGCTGAAACTACGATTCTTTGGCAACCCACACTCGAAGCAGAGGCTCGTGCTGCTAAGGAGCTGCAGTTGCAAGTGTGA